The Deltaproteobacteria bacterium genome window below encodes:
- a CDS encoding argininosuccinate synthase — protein sequence MKVVLAYSGGLDTSVIVTWLKETYSCDVIAFVADLGQGEDFGAIRRKALKTGASKVIVADLKEEFVRDYVFPMLRANAVYEGGYLLGTSIARPLIAKRQIDVAIKEKAEAVSHGATGKGNDQVRFELTYYALKPDIKVIAPWREWKFRSRTDLINYAARMKIGIPVTKSKPYSSDRNLFHISYEGGILEDPWKAPPENIFVMTRNPELSSQRPTVVEIGYKNGNPITLNGARLTPAKLLAKLNKLAGDHGIGRADIVENRYVGMKSRGIYETPGGTVLHAAHRALEGLTLDREVMHLRDSLMPRYAELVYYGYWFSPEREALQGMIDEIQRPVTGTVRLKLYKGNCILLGRKSPNSLYRQDIATFEKDAVYNQRDAEGFIKLNALRLKIHPNKR from the coding sequence ATGAAGGTTGTTTTGGCCTACTCCGGCGGTCTCGACACCTCGGTCATTGTTACTTGGCTGAAGGAGACCTATTCCTGTGACGTGATTGCGTTTGTTGCTGACCTCGGTCAGGGAGAGGACTTTGGGGCGATCCGACGCAAGGCGCTCAAGACAGGGGCGTCGAAGGTAATCGTCGCCGACCTGAAGGAAGAGTTTGTCCGGGATTATGTCTTCCCGATGCTTCGGGCCAACGCCGTCTACGAGGGGGGGTATCTTCTGGGGACCTCCATTGCGCGTCCCCTGATTGCCAAGAGACAGATCGATGTCGCGATCAAGGAAAAGGCAGAGGCGGTCAGTCATGGCGCGACAGGGAAGGGGAACGATCAGGTCCGATTCGAGCTGACCTACTATGCCTTGAAACCTGACATTAAAGTCATCGCCCCCTGGCGTGAATGGAAATTTAGATCGCGTACGGATCTCATCAACTATGCTGCAAGAATGAAGATCGGGATTCCGGTGACCAAATCAAAACCGTACAGCTCGGACCGGAATCTGTTCCATATTAGTTATGAAGGGGGGATTTTGGAGGACCCCTGGAAGGCACCCCCTGAAAATATTTTTGTCATGACCCGAAATCCGGAGTTGTCTTCTCAGAGACCGACGGTCGTGGAGATCGGTTATAAAAACGGGAATCCGATCACCTTGAATGGAGCCCGGCTGACCCCCGCAAAGCTCCTGGCCAAACTGAACAAACTTGCCGGCGACCACGGGATCGGACGGGCTGATATCGTCGAGAACCGATATGTCGGGATGAAGAGTCGCGGGATCTATGAAACACCGGGTGGAACTGTCCTCCATGCCGCCCACCGTGCTTTAGAGGGGCTCACGCTCGATCGCGAGGTCATGCACCTGCGTGACTCTCTGATGCCACGTTATGCGGAGCTGGTTTATTATGGTTATTGGTTTTCGCCTGAAAGGGAGGCACTGCAGGGAATGATTGATGAGATTCAAAGACCAGTCACGGGAACGGTTCGTCTGAAACTTTACAAGGGAAATTGTATCCTCCTCGGTCGTAAGTCACCGAACTCACTCTACCGACAGGATATTGCGACGTTCGAGAAAGACGCCGTCTACAATCAGCGAGACGCGGAGGGATTTATTAAACTGAATGCGCTCCGATTGAAGATTCACCCTAATAAAAGATAG
- the argF gene encoding ornithine carbamoyltransferase — MKKDLLTLLDLTPNTLEQLLKRALVLKKERKRGHLLYRLRGKTLAMLFEKSSTRTRVSFEIAMRELGGGTVSLERGSSQIGRGESYGDTARVLSGYAHGILIRTFGHSIAEEVAREASIPVINGLTDLAHPCQLLADLLTVREYKKGKAKVAYVGDGNNMANSWIHAAQRLQFPLAIATPKGYEPAAEVIEKIPGRSTIVLTNDPIEAVRGADVVNTDTWFSMGQEVTEEKREVFRPFQLNSTLLNHANKDAIVLHCLPAHRGEEITDEVMDGPQSRIWQQAENRLHVQKAILEMLL, encoded by the coding sequence ATGAAGAAAGATCTGCTCACACTTCTTGATTTAACCCCGAATACCCTTGAGCAACTCCTCAAAAGGGCTCTTGTCCTCAAGAAGGAAAGGAAAAGGGGACATCTGCTCTATCGTTTGCGCGGAAAGACGCTCGCGATGCTTTTTGAAAAATCCTCGACACGCACCCGGGTCTCTTTCGAGATTGCGATGAGAGAGTTAGGCGGAGGGACAGTGTCTCTCGAGAGGGGAAGTTCGCAGATTGGCCGGGGAGAGAGCTACGGAGATACCGCCCGTGTCTTAAGTGGTTATGCCCATGGAATCCTGATCCGCACCTTTGGGCATTCTATTGCGGAGGAGGTGGCGCGTGAGGCATCGATTCCGGTCATCAATGGCCTCACCGATCTTGCCCATCCGTGCCAACTTCTGGCCGATCTCCTGACGGTTCGCGAATACAAAAAGGGGAAGGCAAAGGTCGCCTATGTTGGCGATGGAAATAATATGGCCAACAGCTGGATCCATGCAGCACAACGACTCCAGTTTCCTCTCGCCATCGCAACACCGAAAGGTTATGAACCTGCCGCTGAGGTGATAGAAAAAATTCCAGGGAGATCAACGATTGTCCTGACGAATGACCCGATCGAGGCGGTTCGTGGGGCCGACGTGGTCAATACCGATACCTGGTTTTCCATGGGCCAGGAGGTGACGGAGGAGAAGAGGGAAGTTTTTCGACCGTTTCAGCTGAACAGCACTCTTTTGAATCATGCCAATAAGGATGCGATCGTACTTCATTGCCTTCCGGCCCATCGCGGCGAAGAGATTACCGATGAGGTCATGGATGGCCCGCAGTCACGGATTTGGCAACAGGCTGAGAATCGGCTGCATGTGCAGAAAGCGATATTGGAGATGTTGTTATGA